The Panthera uncia isolate 11264 chromosome C1 unlocalized genomic scaffold, Puncia_PCG_1.0 HiC_scaffold_3, whole genome shotgun sequence genome includes a region encoding these proteins:
- the TMEM169 gene encoding transmembrane protein 169 yields MWNMPLDSRYVTLTGTITRGKKKGQMVDIHVTLTEKELQELTKPKGSSGEVTPEDRKACQMGVDRGPHVVLWTLVCLPVVFILSFVVSFYYGTITWYNIFLVYNEERTFWHKISCCPCLILFYPVLIMAMASSLGLYAAVVQLSWSWGAWWQAARDMEKGFCGWLCSKLGLEDCSPYSIVELLESDNISGTLSNKDSAQEVETSTV; encoded by the coding sequence ATGTGGAACATGCCTTTGGACAGCCGCTATGTCACACTAACCGGGACCATTACTCGAGGGAAGAAAAAGGGCCAGATGGTGGACATCCACGTCACACTGACGGAGAAGGAGCTGCAAGAATTGACGAAGCCAAAAGGGTCATCAGGAGAAGTAACACCTGAAGACAGAAAGGCCTGCCAAATGGGAGTTGACCGTGGGCCCCACGTGGTCCTTTGGACGCTGGTTTGCCTGCCTGTAGTCTTTATCCTCTCTTTTGTTGTCTCGTTCTACTATGGCACGATCACCTGGTACAACATCTTCCTCGTGTACAACGAGGAGAGGACCTTCTGGCACAAGATCTCATGTTGCCCCTGTCTCATTCTCTTctatccagtgctcatcatggccatggcctcttccctgggcctctatGCTGCTGTGGTCCAGCTCTCATGGTCCTGGGGAGCATGGTGGCAAGCTGCCCGGGACATGGAGAAAGGCTTCTGTGGCTGGCTCTGCAGCAAGCTGGGCCTGGAGGACTGTTCTCCCTACAGCATCGTAGAGTTGCTTGAATCTGACAATATCTCAGGCACTCTCTCCAACAAGGACTCCGCCCAGGAAGTAGAAACTTCCACTGTCTAA